The genomic DNA AGAATGGCGAACGGCCCCCGCGCGGCCGCGGCCCCGGCTCGGACGAGGGCGAGCCCGGCGAAGACGAGGACCTCACCGATAGCGAACTCGATGGGGACGACGGTGAAGGCGAAGGCCGCGTGAAGTACATCGTCAGCGGCGTGGCGGTCGCTGTCCTGGCCGAGCGCGTCCAGTACTACGGCCCCGACGGCCGCCTCATCACCGAGTCCATCACCGACTACACACGCTCCGCCGTCAATCGCAACTTCGAGTCCATGCACGACTTCCTCAACCGCTGGACCAGCGCGGAGAAGAAGCAGGCGATCGTCGATGAACTCGCTGAGAAGGGCGTCCTGTTCCACGAGCTTCAGAAACTCGTGGGCGAGGGCTACGACCCCTTCGATCTGATCTGCCGCGTGGTCTACGACCGTCCCGCCCTGACCCGCAAGGAACGCGCTATGCAGGTCCGAAAGCGGGACGTCTTCACCAAGTACGGCGAGCAGGCCCGTGCCGTCCTCAACGCCCTGCTCGACAAGTACGCCGACGAGGGCGTCTTCCCCGAGGACATAGCGGTCCTCAGGAACATCCCGTTCAACGAGATCGGCACCCCGCTGGAGATCATCCAGCAGTTCGGCGGCAAGGACGGCTTCCTCGCCGCCATCAAGGAACTCGAGCGCGAGCTCTATCGCGACGCCGGATAGCCGGTCCTCCCGCCGGTCGCTCCCCTCCCCACTCCCCTCGCCACCACACCCCCCGGAAGCCCCATGTCCCTCAGCACCAGCATCAAGTCGATTCAAGACGCCATGCGAACCGACGTCGGCGTCGATGGCGACGCCCAGCGCATCGGCCAGTTGGTCTGGCTCTTGTTCCTCAAGATCTGGGACGATCGCGAGCGCGAATCCGAAGCCCTCGACAGCGACTTCGTCTCCCCTCTTCTCAAGGTCCGCTGGACGGACACGTCCGGCTCCACCCGCACCGCCCCCGATCTGCGCTGGCGCACCTGGGCCGCCGATCCCGAGGGCGAGACCGGCGACAAACTCCTCACCTTCGTCAACGAGACCCTCTTCCCTGCCCTCAAGAACCTGGACATCGGGCCAAACTCCAGCGATCCCGCCAAGGCCGCCCTCCGCCGCCGCCGCGCGCTCATCCGGTCCGTCTTCGAAGACGCCTACCAGTACATGAAGTCCGGCACCGTCCTTCGCCAGGTCGTCAACAAGGTCCACGAATCGGTGGACTTCAACAGCAGCAAGTCCCGCCACCTCTTCGGCGAGATCTACGAGCAGATACTGAAAGACCTTCAGGGCGCCGGCAACGCGGGCGAGTATTACACCCCTCGCGCCGTCACGCAGTTCGCCGTTGACATGGTCGATCCCAAGCTCGGCGAGATCATCCTCGACCCCGCCTGCGGCACGGGCGGCTTCCTCGCCTGCGCCATCGAGCACATCCGCTCGAAGCAGGTCCGCACGCCCGAGGACGAGGCGACGCTCCAGTCCTGCATCCGAGGAGTCGAGAAGAAACCACTCCCCCACCTTCTCTGCACCACGAACATGATCGTCCACGGCATCGATGTCCCAACGGGCATCCTTCGCGACAACACCCTCGAGCGTCCCCTCAGAGACATCACCCTCAAAGACCGCGTCGATGTCATCATCACCAATCCCCCCTTCGGCGGCATGGAAGAGCCCGGCATCGAGCAGAACTTCCCCGCCGACTTCCGCACCCGCGAGACCGCCGACCTCTTCCTGGTCCTCATCATGGAACTGCTCAAGGACGGGGGCCGGGCCGCAGTGGTCCTGCCCGACGGCACGCTGTTCGGCGAGGGCGTCAAGACGCGCCTGAAGGAACGCCTGCTCAAGGAGTGCGACCTGCACACCATCGTCCGCCTGCCCAAGGGCGTCTTCGCGCCCTACACCCCCATCAACACCAATGTGCTGTTCTTCACCAAGGGCCGCCCCACCAAGGCCGTGTGGTACTACGAACATCCTTACCCCGACGGATACAAGTCCTACTCCAAGACCAAGCCCATGCGGATCGAAGAGTTTGAGCCGGAGAAGGCGTGGTGGACCAAGCGGACCGAGACCGAGCGGGCCTGGAAGGTGTCGATCGAGGACATCAAGGCCCGCGGCTACAACCTGGACATCAAGAACCCCAACGCGCCCGAAGCAAGCCACGACGACCCGGACGAACTGCTGGCCCAGTACCACGCCGCCCGGGAGCAAGCCGACGCCATCCGGGAACGCCTGCGAAGCATCCTCGCAGAGTCGCTGGAGAAGTCTCTATGAATCGGGAGGCCCTACTTGAATCGCTAGCCATGATCGGAGAATCAACCGACGGAATTGCGCGACTCCGTAAACTCGCTATCAAACTTGCTGTTCAGGGTGTGCTTGTCCCTCAAGATCTCTCCGAAGGGCACGGCAATGATGTTCTCAAGACGGTTGATCCATCAAAAGATCGTAGACTTCGGCCAAAGCAAATCCGAGATCCTAAACCATTACCATCGCTGTCCACCGAGGAGATTCCTGACCGACTCCCACGCAACTGGGCCGTCACTCGACTCGGACTTGTGACCCAACTCCAGTATGGTGACGGCATAGACAAGTCTGAACGCGACGATAATGGCTCTGTCCCAGTGATGGGGTCTAATGGTGTCCTTGGGTATCACAGCGAAGCACTTGTTCCAGGACCAGTTATCGTTGTCGGTCGCAAAGGCTCTGCAGGGGCTCTAACGCTCCAAGAGACCGAATGCTGGCCGAGCGATGTAACCTATTTCGTTCATGCACCAGATGGTATAGAGATCAGATACTGGCTACTTACTCTCGAGAATCTAGATCTTCCTAGTCTCTCAAATGGCATCAAGCCCGGCCTGAATCGGGAAGCGGCTCACATGTTGCCGGTCGCAATCCCTCCCCTCGCCGAGCAGCGCCGCATCGTCGCGAAGGTGGACGAGTTGATGGGGCTGCTCGACGAGTTGGAGCGAGCGCGGGACTGGCGCGAGGCGCGGCGGGCGGCCTTCCGCGACTCGGCCCTCGCGGCCCTGCAGAACGCCGAGGACGCCCAAGCCGCCCACGCCGCGTGGACCCGCATCGCCACCAACCTGGCCGACTGCCTGACCGACCCCGCCGACATCGCCCCCCTCCGCCAGACCATCCTCCAACTGGCCGTCCGCGGCCGGCTGGTGCCGCAGGATCCCGGGGATGATCCCGTCGAGAACCTCACTGCTTCCGCTGCGAAAGAACTCAAAGCAATAAACGCTCAGAAGCGGACTAAGACGGTTGCCGATCGGCCCGAGTACGAACGCGATGATCCATTACCAAACGGCTGGGCTTGGGTTGCTCTCCAGCAGATTGCACAGTTCATCGACTATCGCGGGAAAACTCCGAAGAAGACGAAGTCCGGCGTCCGTCTCTACACCGCAAAGAATATTCGCCCAGGTCGGATAGTCTCTGAACCTGCTGAGTTTGTATCTCCAGCGACTTACAAGACTTGGATGACTCGCGGGTTTCCGATCCGCGGCGACGTCTTGTTTACCACAGAAGCACCCATGGGCAATGCGGCAGTGATTGACGAGACAGTCGAACCTGTTTTTGCACTTGCCCAGCGGACAATTTGCATTCATCCCGTTGGCGGCATGGACGGCAGGTACCTCATGAACATGATGCTGTCGCCCTGGTTCAGGGCTGAACTTGCCTCCCGGGCGACTGGGATGACCGCGACAGGAATCAAGGCAGCCAAACTCCGCTTAATTCGCGTACCAGTTCCACCCGTGGCCGAGCAACACCGCATCGTCGCCAAAGTTGATGAGTTGATGGCGGTCTGCGACGAACTCGAACAGCAACTGGCCGAGGCCAAGGCCCATCAGTCCGCCTTCGCTGCCGCGGCGGTGCATTACCTGGAGATCTGACCATGCCACGCATCCCAGCCGAGCGGGCAGGCGAGCCACTAAGCGTCAAGGGGGCCAAGGTCGAGTTCTCCTACTTCCCAACCGTGAACACCAGCCGGCGGGACAAACTCCAGACCAAAGTCTTCACCACCGACGCATGGTCGATCATCCATTCGACCGTGCGGCGGGTCCGCCCAATCAAACGGGCAAAGAGCGCCGTCGCGTTCGCCGAGCAGGCCGAAGAGTTCTACCAGGCCGCCACGGCCGCGACGACGACCCGGGCAAGGCCGCTACTGCTCTACTACGCATTCCTGAATCTGACCAAGGCTCTTTGCCTTGTCCAAGGGAATGAGTCGGTCATCGGCAGCGCTCAGCACGGCATATCGGAGAAGGCCAAGAACGGCGTCACAATCCGCAACGCCGCAATGTCGGCACACCCCACCAACGCCAAAGTCGTCAACATGATTGATGAGTTCCGGGCGGCTTTGGGACTGGACCGTCTCAAGGATGGCTCCAAGTACCGCGTGCGCGACCTGGCAGCGGGATCTCTTGTCGGCCACCGCCTCTGGTGCACGGCCGACGACCGCAACGACCGCTTCTTCCGACTCAATCCGGTCGAGTTCCGCCACGATGCCAAGAACAAGCAGATCTGGATGCGTGCCTGGATGAAGAAGAGTGCCGCCACCCACGCGGGCGCGACACTTGCCGAGGTGAGCAAGCGCGGTTTCAACGGCCAGTGGCGTCAGGTCAAACCCACCAATCTGTCCGAATCCGACGACACCGTGCTCTGGGAGCAGATCACTCCCACGACCTACACGGGCCGACCGACCGACGCACTGGCAGCCCTCGCTCAACAGGCCCGCTCGGTCCTCCACCGATCGATGCGGGTCTCGGAGCCGTTCCGGGTCTACTACGTCTATGTTCCCCCCAAGCGGTTCAAGGCCCATCATCAGATGGAAGCCCGCTACGCGCTCATCTACTACCTCGGATCCGTGACGCGGTATCACCCGGCCGACTTCGACGCCATGATGTCGAGCGAGTTCGGCCCGTTCCTGAGCGAGTTCTTGGCATCCGAACCGGGGCAGTTCCTGTTTGAGATGGCGTCGCTGTTCGCCGGTCGCGAGATCGTCAGCGTCGGCTTGGCATAACGGAAGTACTGGATGTCGTGGGCTACGCGGGGCAACTGGCCAACAACGTACACAGCCCCTGCTGCTGCAGTGCATCAGCGACCCGGCGAGCAACCATGAGGAAGGCGACATGTTTGAGGTAGTTCTCTCCATCCTCGCCGCGGCCTTTGCCGCTTGGGGTCTCCTGGGACCCAAGTACACGGAGAAGATCCGGGCGAAGATGCGCCTCCGCCCGGGCTGGCTCATTGCGCTCGGCCTTACGGCCCTGGGGCTGACCGTGGTTCATCCGTTCGTGCATGCCGCCATCGATCCCGCGTGCCAGTCTTGGCGAGACTGGGCGCTCGCCATGGGACAGCTTCTCGTCGTCGTGTGCTTTGGTCTGGCATCGTGGCTCGTTTGGCCCCTCGGTAAATGGACCGAGGCCGAGATTCAGTCGTTCCACCAGCGGGTGGAGTCGCTCATCCTCACCGGCCGGGCCGACATCGTGGTCGATGTCCTGGATGCGGCGTTTCCCGACCTCCCCCCACGCGCGGCCGAACACGATCCGGCGAGAACGCCAACCGAGTTCGAAGAGGCATACGACGCGGTGCTGGAGGACGCCCTCGTTCACGTCGAGTTCATCCGCGCCGCCGCCCGACACAAACGCTCCTTTCTGGCGCGGCTCTTCACCCATGAGTCCCGTGCCGGGCTGAACGCTTCCGCCCGAATCCTGCATGAGTTGATGTTCGGGCCGGATCGGCTATTGCCCCTCGAACTATCGGCCACCACCAACTTCTCCGATCGCGACGATCCACGACACCACTACTGGATTCCAGAGCGCTGCATCATCCTCCATGCACTGTTCGACAACATCATCGTCGCTGATCGGCTGAAGGCTTGGCAACCAATCGGCAACGGCGTCATGAATCACCTCGCATCCATGGCAGGCAAGAGCAGTGCCGATCCTGACCAGCGAACCTTCTCAGATCAGTACGAGGCGGTTCGCTGGACATCGCCTGTTGGTGCGGGCATCTGGTTCTTCCGTGTCATGGCTTCGAGTGCAGCGACTCAGAACCACATCGACCACATGTCGATCGAGTACCTCTCGCACTTTGTTGACGAGATCGAGCCAATGGTGGAGATTCCCGCGAAGTCGAACGCTAACGAGTTCGCCAATCCGTATTGCTACTGGATTTATGACTGCTTGCAATGCTGCTCCGACGTCGTCACCGCAAGCGCTCGTTTGGCCGACTCCCAGGCCGCACATACTGCACTTGATCCCGACGACGAAGAGACGCACACGACACTGAAGGGCGCGATCTACACCTTGGGGCTGTGCTTAGCGGCCGTCGTCAAGTCGAGCCGATTGCCGGAGCGATTGAAGATGGGATGCACAGGGGCACTCTGCATGCACTTCACGGCGTGGTGCAGCAAGAAGTATCCGAATGGCATGGAAGAGCTCGCGCTTCGGATACTGATCGCAGGCATGTCGCGCGAAGAGCGTGATCATGTTGCGCACTATGTCGGCAGAATCGCACTCGACAACCCGCATCTGCCATCGCATGAGCGGTTGCGTGCACATCTGGTGGGCGATGGTCCGGAATAGCCGCCATCGTGTCGATGTCCAATACGTCTCGTGCCATGCAGGAGATCGCCATGCCAGTCACGATCGATCGCGAGAAGCACGGATGGGCAATAGACATCATCAGCAAGCACTTCAGGTACGGGCTGGCAGAGATCTGCGGCACGAAGTTCCTCGCCGATCGCTACCGCGCGTTTGTTCGCCGCGAGGATCCGATCTATGCAACGCTTCTCAACGGGATGGACGACGAGCCACTGGCCCGAACGTTCGTCAGCTACTGGACAATCGCCCACACGATGGCGACACAGAGTCGTTTCTGGCTTGAGCGGGCGGTTGCAGAGATCCTGCTG from Phycisphaeraceae bacterium includes the following:
- a CDS encoding restriction endonuclease subunit S; this encodes MNREALLESLAMIGESTDGIARLRKLAIKLAVQGVLVPQDLSEGHGNDVLKTVDPSKDRRLRPKQIRDPKPLPSLSTEEIPDRLPRNWAVTRLGLVTQLQYGDGIDKSERDDNGSVPVMGSNGVLGYHSEALVPGPVIVVGRKGSAGALTLQETECWPSDVTYFVHAPDGIEIRYWLLTLENLDLPSLSNGIKPGLNREAAHMLPVAIPPLAEQRRIVAKVDELMGLLDELERARDWREARRAAFRDSALAALQNAEDAQAAHAAWTRIATNLADCLTDPADIAPLRQTILQLAVRGRLVPQDPGDDPVENLTASAAKELKAINAQKRTKTVADRPEYERDDPLPNGWAWVALQQIAQFIDYRGKTPKKTKSGVRLYTAKNIRPGRIVSEPAEFVSPATYKTWMTRGFPIRGDVLFTTEAPMGNAAVIDETVEPVFALAQRTICIHPVGGMDGRYLMNMMLSPWFRAELASRATGMTATGIKAAKLRLIRVPVPPVAEQHRIVAKVDELMAVCDELEQQLAEAKAHQSAFAAAAVHYLEI
- a CDS encoding N-6 DNA methylase, which codes for MSLSTSIKSIQDAMRTDVGVDGDAQRIGQLVWLLFLKIWDDRERESEALDSDFVSPLLKVRWTDTSGSTRTAPDLRWRTWAADPEGETGDKLLTFVNETLFPALKNLDIGPNSSDPAKAALRRRRALIRSVFEDAYQYMKSGTVLRQVVNKVHESVDFNSSKSRHLFGEIYEQILKDLQGAGNAGEYYTPRAVTQFAVDMVDPKLGEIILDPACGTGGFLACAIEHIRSKQVRTPEDEATLQSCIRGVEKKPLPHLLCTTNMIVHGIDVPTGILRDNTLERPLRDITLKDRVDVIITNPPFGGMEEPGIEQNFPADFRTRETADLFLVLIMELLKDGGRAAVVLPDGTLFGEGVKTRLKERLLKECDLHTIVRLPKGVFAPYTPINTNVLFFTKGRPTKAVWYYEHPYPDGYKSYSKTKPMRIEEFEPEKAWWTKRTETERAWKVSIEDIKARGYNLDIKNPNAPEASHDDPDELLAQYHAAREQADAIRERLRSILAESLEKSL